From a single Solenopsis invicta isolate M01_SB chromosome 6, UNIL_Sinv_3.0, whole genome shotgun sequence genomic region:
- the LOC105196544 gene encoding calcium and integrin-binding protein 1-like translates to MGAGKSQFSEEELQDYQDLTYFTKKEVLYAHQKFKALAPEKVGHNKNAKLPMSKILQYPELRVNPFGDRICKVFSSSQDGDCTFEDFLDMMSVFSDAAPKAVKAEHAFRIFDFDGDDMLGVGDLRQVVDRLTAPQRLNDSDMQQLLQYILDEADLDDDGALSFAEFEHIIEKSSDFSKSFRIRL, encoded by the exons gATTTAACATACTTTACTAAGAAGGAAGTTCTATA CGCGCATCAGAAATTTAAGGCACTCGCCCCAGAGAAAGTTGGAcacaataaaaatgcaaaactgCCAATGTCCAAGATTTTGCAGTATCCCGAGCTGAGAGTGAATCCCTTTGGCGACAGGATCTGTAAGGTTTTTAGCTCCAGTCAGGACGGTGACTGCACCTTCGAAGATTTCTTAGATATGATGTCTGTATTCAGCGACGCTGCTCCAAAGGCCGTGAAGGCCGAACATGCGTTTAGAATATTCG ATTTCGACGGTGACGACATGCTCGGTGTAGGAGACTTGCGGCAGGTGGTCGACAGGCTCACAGCACCCCAGAGATTGAACGACAGTGACATGCAACAGCTTCTTCAATATATTCTTGACGAAGCCGATCTAGATGATGACGGTGCACTCAGCTTTGCTGAATTTGAGCACATTATAGAAAAGAGCAGCGATTTTTCTAA GAGCTTTCGCATTcgtttataa